The following are encoded together in the Citrobacter arsenatis genome:
- the ubiT gene encoding ubiquinone anaerobic biosynthesis accessory factor UbiT → MLDKLRSRLVHFGPSLMSVPVKLTPFALKRQVLEQVLSWQFSQALADGELEFLDGRWLSIHVRDIGLKWYTSVENDKLIVSQNADADVSFSADASDLLMIAARKQDPDTLFFQRRLVIEGDTELGLYVKNLMDAIELDQMPKALRVMLMQLADFVEAGMKTSPDTKQTSVGEPC, encoded by the coding sequence GTGTTGGATAAACTGCGTTCACGCTTAGTACATTTTGGTCCTTCTCTGATGAGTGTACCGGTTAAACTGACGCCCTTTGCGCTGAAGCGCCAGGTTCTGGAGCAGGTCCTGAGCTGGCAGTTTAGTCAGGCGCTGGCCGATGGGGAGCTGGAGTTTCTCGACGGCCGCTGGCTGAGCATTCATGTGCGTGACATTGGCCTCAAATGGTATACCTCTGTTGAGAACGATAAACTTATTGTCAGCCAGAATGCAGATGCGGATGTAAGTTTTAGCGCCGATGCCAGCGATCTCCTGATGATCGCGGCGCGTAAGCAGGATCCAGATACGCTTTTCTTCCAGCGTCGCCTGGTGATTGAAGGTGATACAGAATTAGGGCTGTATGTAAAAAATCTGATGGACGCCATCGAACTGGATCAGATGCCTAAAGCGCTGCGCGTCATGCTGATGCAGTTGGCGGATTTTGTTGAGGCGGGGATGAAAACGTCGCCAGACACCAAACAGACTTCGGTAGGTGAGCCATGCTGA
- the ubiU gene encoding ubiquinone anaerobic biosynthesis protein UbiU codes for MELLCPAGNLPALKAAIENGADAVYIGLKDDTNARHFAGLNFTEKKLQEAVSFVHQHRRKLHIAINTFAHPDGYARWQRAVDMAAQLGADALILADLAMLEYAAERYPHIERHVSVQASATNEEAINFYHRNFDVARVVLPRVLSIHQVKQLARVTPVPLEVFAFGSLCIMAEGRCYLSSYLTGESPNTVGACSPARFVRWQQTQQGLESRLNEVLIDRYQDGENAGYPTLCKGRYLVDGERYHALEEPTSLNTLELLPELLAAKIASVKIEGRQRSPAYVSQVAKVWRQAIDRCIADPQNYAPQAAWMETLGSMSEGTQTTLGAYHRKWQ; via the coding sequence ATGGAGCTGCTCTGCCCTGCCGGAAATCTCCCGGCGCTTAAGGCGGCCATCGAGAACGGCGCTGATGCTGTCTACATCGGGCTGAAAGATGATACCAACGCCCGTCATTTCGCCGGCCTTAATTTTACCGAGAAAAAATTGCAGGAAGCGGTGAGTTTTGTTCATCAGCATCGCCGTAAGCTGCACATCGCGATTAACACCTTTGCGCATCCGGATGGTTACGCGCGCTGGCAGCGTGCCGTGGATATGGCGGCACAACTGGGTGCGGATGCGCTGATCCTCGCCGACCTCGCCATGCTTGAGTATGCCGCAGAGCGCTACCCGCATATTGAGCGCCATGTCTCTGTTCAGGCATCTGCAACCAATGAAGAGGCGATTAATTTCTATCATCGCAACTTTGACGTTGCCCGCGTAGTGCTGCCGCGCGTGCTGTCTATTCATCAGGTGAAGCAACTCGCTCGTGTCACGCCTGTTCCCCTGGAAGTGTTCGCCTTCGGTAGCCTGTGCATTATGGCGGAAGGCCGTTGCTATCTTTCATCCTATCTGACGGGCGAGTCGCCTAACACGGTTGGCGCTTGTTCTCCTGCCCGTTTTGTACGCTGGCAGCAGACCCAACAAGGGCTGGAATCCCGTCTCAATGAGGTGCTGATCGACCGCTATCAGGACGGAGAAAACGCCGGTTATCCCACGCTGTGTAAAGGCCGTTATCTGGTCGATGGCGAGCGTTATCATGCGCTGGAAGAACCCACCAGCCTGAATACGCTGGAGCTACTGCCGGAACTGCTGGCGGCCAAAATTGCCTCGGTAAAAATCGAGGGACGCCAGCGTAGCCCGGCTTACGTCAGCCAGGTGGCAAAAGTGTGGCGTCAGGCAATCGACCGCTGTATAGCCGACCCGCAAAACTACGCCCCACAGGCCGCGTGGATGGAAACGCTCGGATCAATGTCCGAAGGCACGCAGACCACGCTTGGCGCGTATCACCGTAAATGGCAGTGA
- a CDS encoding DEAD/DEAH family ATP-dependent RNA helicase translates to MAEFETTFADLGLKAPILEALNDLGYEKPSPIQAECIPHLLGGRDVLGMAQTGSGKTAAFSLPLLNNLDPELKAPQILVLAPTRELAVQVAEAMTDFSKHMRGVNVVALYGGQRYDVQLRALRQGPQIVVGTPGRLLDHLKRGTLDLSKLSGLVLDEADEMLRMGFIEDVETIMAQIPEGHQTALFSATMPEAIRRITRRFMKEPQEVRIQSSVTTRPDISQSYWTVWGMRKNEALVRFLEAEDFDAAIIFVRTKNATLEVAEALERSGYSSAALNGDMNQSLREQTLERLKDGRLDILIATDVAARGLDVERISLVVNYDIPMDSESYVHRIGRTGRAGRAGRALLFVENRERRLLRNIERTMKLTIPEVELPNAELLGKRRLEKFAAKVQQQLESSDLDQYRALLAKMQPEEELDIETLAAALLKMAQGERPLILPPDAPMRPKREFRDRDDRGPRDRNDRGPRDRNDRGGEDRPRRERRDVGDMQLYRIEVGRDDGVEVRHIVGAIANEGDISSRYIGNIKLFASHSTIELPKGMPGDVLQHFTRTRILNKPMNMQLVGDAVPHTGGERRGGGRFSGERREGGRGEGRGFSGERREGGRGDGRRFSGERREGNRGPRRDDSSAPRRDDSAGRRRFGGDA, encoded by the coding sequence ATGGCTGAATTCGAAACCACTTTTGCAGATCTGGGCCTGAAGGCTCCTATCCTTGAAGCCCTTAACGATCTGGGTTACGAAAAACCATCTCCAATCCAGGCAGAGTGCATTCCGCATCTGCTGGGCGGCCGCGATGTTCTGGGTATGGCCCAGACGGGTAGCGGCAAAACTGCAGCGTTCTCTTTACCGCTGCTCAACAATCTTGATCCTGAGCTGAAGGCACCTCAGATTCTGGTGCTGGCACCGACCCGCGAACTGGCGGTTCAGGTAGCAGAAGCCATGACGGATTTCTCTAAACACATGCGCGGCGTGAACGTGGTTGCCCTGTACGGCGGCCAGCGTTATGACGTGCAATTACGTGCCCTGCGTCAGGGACCACAGATCGTCGTCGGTACACCGGGCCGTCTGCTGGATCACCTGAAACGCGGTACTCTGGACCTCTCCAAACTGAGCGGTCTGGTACTGGACGAAGCTGACGAAATGCTGCGTATGGGCTTCATCGAAGACGTTGAAACCATCATGGCGCAGATCCCGGAAGGTCATCAGACCGCTCTGTTCTCTGCGACTATGCCGGAAGCGATTCGTCGTATTACCCGCCGCTTTATGAAAGAGCCGCAGGAAGTACGCATTCAGTCCAGCGTCACTACCCGTCCTGACATCAGCCAGAGCTACTGGACTGTTTGGGGCATGCGTAAAAATGAAGCGCTGGTGCGTTTCCTGGAAGCGGAAGACTTTGATGCGGCGATTATCTTCGTTCGTACCAAAAATGCGACCCTGGAAGTGGCAGAAGCGCTGGAGCGTAGCGGTTATAGCAGCGCTGCACTGAACGGCGACATGAACCAGTCCCTGCGTGAGCAGACACTGGAGCGTCTGAAAGACGGCCGCCTGGATATCCTGATTGCTACCGACGTTGCGGCCCGTGGCCTGGACGTTGAGCGTATCAGCCTGGTTGTTAACTACGACATCCCGATGGATTCCGAGTCTTACGTTCACCGTATCGGCCGTACCGGTCGTGCGGGTCGTGCGGGTCGTGCGTTGCTGTTCGTTGAGAACCGCGAGCGTCGTCTGCTGCGTAACATCGAACGCACCATGAAGCTGACCATTCCGGAAGTAGAACTGCCGAACGCAGAACTGCTGGGCAAACGCCGTCTGGAAAAATTCGCCGCCAAAGTACAGCAGCAGCTGGAAAGCAGCGATCTGGATCAGTACCGTGCTCTGCTGGCGAAAATGCAGCCGGAAGAAGAACTGGATATCGAAACGCTGGCAGCTGCACTGCTGAAAATGGCGCAGGGCGAACGTCCGCTGATCCTGCCGCCAGATGCGCCGATGCGTCCGAAACGCGAATTCCGTGACCGTGACGATCGTGGTCCGCGTGACCGCAACGATCGTGGCCCGCGTGACCGTAATGACCGTGGTGGTGAAGACCGTCCGCGTCGTGAACGTCGTGACGTTGGCGATATGCAGCTGTACCGCATTGAAGTGGGTCGTGATGACGGCGTTGAAGTTCGTCATATCGTTGGTGCGATTGCTAACGAAGGCGATATCAGCAGCCGTTACATCGGTAACATCAAGCTGTTTGCTTCCCACTCTACCATCGAGCTGCCGAAGGGTATGCCGGGCGACGTGCTGCAGCACTTTACCCGTACTCGCATCCTGAACAAGCCGATGAACATGCAGCTGGTTGGCGATGCAGTTCCGCACACCGGTGGTGAGCGTCGTGGCGGTGGTCGTTTCAGCGGTGAGCGTCGTGAAGGCGGTCGTGGTGAAGGTCGTGGCTTTAGCGGCGAACGTCGTGAAGGCGGTCGTGGCGATGGTCGTCGTTTCAGCGGCGAACGTCGTGAAGGCAACCGTGGCCCGCGTCGTGACGATTCTTCTGCTCCGCGTCGTGATGACTCTGCTGGTCGTCGTCGTTTCGGCGGTGACGCATAA
- the mtr gene encoding tryptophan permease, which translates to MATLTTTQTSPSLLGGVVIIGGTIIGAGMFSLPVVMSGAWFFWSMAALIFTWFCMLHSGLMILEANLNYRIGSSFDTITKDLLGKGWNVVNGISIAFVLYILTYAYISASGSILHHTFSEMSLNVPARAAGLGFALLVAFVVWLSTKAVSRMTAIVLGAKIITFFLTFGSLLGHVQPATLFNVAQSNASYTPYLLMTLPFCLASFGYHGNVPSLMKYYGKDPKTIVKCLVYGTLLALVLYTVWLLGTMGNIPRPEFIGIAQQGGNIDVLVQALSGVLNSRSLDLLLVVFSNFAVASSFLGVTLGLFDYLADLFGFDDSAMGRFKTALLTFVPPIVGGLLWPNGFLYAIGYAGLAATIWAAIVPALLARKSRERFGSPKFRVWGGKPMIALILVFGIGNAVIHILSSVNLLPVYQ; encoded by the coding sequence ATGGCAACACTTACCACCACCCAAACGTCACCTTCGCTGCTTGGCGGAGTCGTGATCATCGGCGGCACCATTATTGGCGCGGGGATGTTTTCTCTGCCAGTGGTCATGTCCGGGGCGTGGTTCTTCTGGTCAATGGCGGCGCTGATCTTCACCTGGTTCTGCATGCTGCACTCCGGGTTGATGATCCTCGAAGCTAACCTCAATTACCGCATTGGCTCCAGCTTTGACACCATCACGAAAGATCTGCTGGGCAAAGGCTGGAACGTTGTGAACGGCATCTCGATTGCTTTCGTTCTCTATATCCTGACCTATGCGTATATCTCCGCGAGCGGCTCGATCCTGCATCACACCTTCTCGGAGATGTCGCTGAACGTTCCGGCGCGTGCGGCGGGCCTTGGTTTTGCGCTGCTGGTGGCGTTTGTGGTGTGGTTAAGCACCAAAGCGGTTAGCCGCATGACGGCGATTGTGCTGGGTGCAAAGATCATTACTTTTTTCCTGACCTTCGGCAGTCTGCTGGGGCACGTGCAGCCCGCAACACTGTTTAACGTGGCGCAAAGCAACGCTTCATATACGCCGTACCTGCTGATGACGCTGCCGTTCTGTCTGGCCTCATTCGGCTATCACGGCAACGTCCCGAGCCTGATGAAGTACTACGGCAAAGATCCGAAGACCATCGTTAAGTGTCTGGTGTACGGTACGCTACTGGCACTGGTGCTGTATACCGTATGGTTGCTGGGGACAATGGGTAATATTCCGCGTCCGGAATTTATCGGTATTGCGCAGCAGGGCGGTAACATTGATGTGCTGGTACAGGCGCTGAGCGGTGTGCTGAACAGCCGCAGTCTGGATCTGCTGCTGGTGGTGTTCTCCAATTTTGCGGTGGCGAGTTCATTCCTTGGCGTTACGCTCGGTTTGTTCGACTATCTGGCGGATCTGTTTGGCTTTGATGACTCGGCAATGGGACGTTTTAAAACGGCATTGCTGACGTTTGTCCCGCCGATTGTTGGTGGTCTGTTGTGGCCGAACGGTTTCCTGTACGCCATTGGCTATGCAGGGCTTGCGGCAACTATCTGGGCCGCTATTGTTCCGGCGCTGCTGGCCCGTAAATCCCGCGAGCGTTTCGGCAGCCCGAAATTCCGCGTCTGGGGCGGTAAGCCGATGATTGCGCTGATCCTGGTATTCGGTATCGGCAACGCGGTTATCCATATTCTGTCGAGCGTGAATCTGTTACCTGTTTACCAGTAA
- a CDS encoding GNAT family N-acetyltransferase: MLIRVEIPIDAPGIDALLRRSFESDAEAKLVHDLREDGFLTLGLVATDDEGQVVGYVAFSPVDVQGEDLQWVGMAPLAVDENYRGQGLARQLVYEGLDSLNEFGYAAVVTLGDPALYSRFGFELAAHHDLRCRWPGTESAFQVHRLADDALEGVTGLVEYHDHFNRF, encoded by the coding sequence ATGCTGATTCGAGTTGAAATTCCCATTGATGCCCCAGGTATTGATGCGCTGCTGCGCCGTTCATTTGAGAGCGATGCGGAAGCGAAATTAGTGCACGACCTGCGTGAAGACGGTTTCTTAACGTTGGGTTTGGTTGCGACCGATGACGAAGGTCAGGTAGTAGGTTACGTCGCGTTTAGTCCTGTCGATGTCCAGGGTGAAGATCTGCAATGGGTCGGCATGGCGCCGCTCGCGGTGGATGAAAACTACCGGGGGCAGGGTCTGGCGCGTCAGCTGGTCTATGAAGGACTCGATTCCCTGAACGAGTTTGGCTACGCCGCGGTGGTCACGCTGGGGGATCCGGCACTGTACAGCCGCTTTGGTTTTGAGCTGGCGGCTCATCATGATCTGCGCTGCCGCTGGCCGGGTACCGAAAGCGCGTTCCAGGTTCATCGCCTGGCGGACGATGCGCTGGAGGGCGTGACGGGCCTTGTGGAATACCACGACCACTTCAATCGTTTTTAA
- a CDS encoding GIY-YIG nuclease family protein — MTPWYLYLIRTADNALYTGITTDVQRRYQQHQSGKGAKALRGKGELTLAFAAQVGNRSLALRIEYRVKQLTKRQKERLVEGEGFEALLSSLQTPDLKND, encoded by the coding sequence ATGACACCCTGGTATCTGTACCTGATCCGTACCGCGGACAACGCCTTATACACCGGAATAACCACCGATGTGCAGCGCCGCTATCAGCAGCATCAAAGTGGGAAAGGCGCGAAGGCGCTACGCGGAAAGGGGGAGCTCACGTTGGCATTTGCGGCGCAGGTTGGCAACCGTTCGCTGGCCCTGCGCATAGAGTATCGCGTCAAACAGCTCACCAAGCGGCAGAAAGAACGCCTGGTCGAAGGCGAAGGGTTTGAGGCGCTACTGAGCAGCCTGCAAACCCCGGATCTTAAAAACGATTGA
- a CDS encoding NAD(P)H-binding protein, with protein sequence MSQVLITGGTGLVGGNLLRMLLNEPRVNAITAPTRRPLADTVGIYNPHDPQLTDALAQVTDPVDIVFCCLGTTRREAGSKEAFIHADYTLVVDTALTGRRLGAQHMLVVSSMGANANSPFFYNRVKGEMEQALIAQNWPRLTIVRPSMLLGDRDKQRTNEKFLAPLFRLLPGNWKSIEARDVARAMLAEALAPGHEGVSILTSSELRERAK encoded by the coding sequence ATGAGTCAGGTGTTAATAACGGGAGGCACGGGGCTGGTGGGCGGAAATTTACTGCGTATGCTGCTTAATGAACCCCGGGTCAACGCCATCACGGCGCCGACGCGTCGACCGCTGGCGGATACGGTTGGCATCTATAATCCCCATGATCCGCAGCTAACCGATGCTCTGGCGCAAGTTACCGACCCGGTCGATATCGTTTTTTGTTGTCTGGGAACGACCCGACGTGAAGCGGGCAGCAAAGAGGCGTTTATCCATGCTGACTATACGCTGGTGGTGGATACGGCCCTGACGGGACGTAGGTTGGGAGCCCAGCATATGCTGGTGGTGAGTTCGATGGGCGCCAATGCGAATTCACCGTTTTTCTATAACCGGGTGAAAGGTGAAATGGAGCAGGCGCTGATCGCGCAAAATTGGCCACGGCTGACGATTGTCCGGCCTTCGATGCTACTGGGCGATCGGGACAAACAGAGGACGAATGAGAAGTTTTTAGCGCCGTTGTTCAGACTGCTGCCGGGGAACTGGAAGTCGATTGAAGCACGTGATGTTGCGCGGGCAATGTTGGCGGAGGCGCTGGCGCCTGGGCATGAAGGGGTTTCGATCCTGACCTCTTCCGAGCTGCGCGAAAGGGCCAAATAA
- the yrbN gene encoding protein YrbN has product MKIADQFHDELCRLAAINFEAHVLHG; this is encoded by the coding sequence ATGAAAATTGCAGATCAATTTCATGATGAGTTATGTAGACTGGCCGCCATTAATTTTGAGGCACACGTACTACATGGCTGA
- the nlpI gene encoding lipoprotein NlpI: MKPFLRWCFVATALTLAGCSNSAWRKSEVLAVPLQPTLQQEVILARMEQILASRALTDDERAQLLYERGVLYDSLGLRALARNDFSQALAIRPDMPEVFNYLGIYLTQAGNFDAAYEAFDSVLELDPTYNYAHLNRGIALYYGGRDKLAQDDLLAFYQDDPNDPFRSLWLYLAEQKLDEKQAKEALKQRFDKSDKEQWGWNIVEFYLGNISEATLMERLKADATDNTSLAEHLSETNFYLGKYYLSLGDLDNATALFKLAVANNVHNFVEHRYALLELSLLGQDQDDLAESDQQ, translated from the coding sequence ATGAAGCCTTTTTTGCGCTGGTGTTTCGTTGCGACAGCACTCACGCTGGCTGGATGCAGTAATTCCGCCTGGCGTAAGAGTGAAGTCCTCGCAGTACCATTGCAACCGACTTTGCAGCAGGAAGTGATTCTGGCACGTATGGAACAAATTCTTGCCAGTCGGGCTTTAACCGATGACGAACGCGCACAGCTTTTATATGAGCGCGGAGTGTTGTATGATAGTCTCGGTCTGAGGGCACTGGCGCGAAATGATTTTTCACAAGCGCTGGCAATCCGACCAGATATGCCTGAAGTATTCAATTACTTAGGTATATATTTAACGCAGGCAGGCAATTTTGATGCTGCCTATGAAGCGTTTGATTCTGTACTTGAGCTTGATCCAACTTACAACTACGCGCACTTAAATCGCGGTATCGCATTGTATTACGGCGGTCGCGACAAGTTAGCGCAAGATGATCTGCTAGCGTTTTATCAAGACGATCCCAATGATCCTTTCCGTAGTCTGTGGCTTTATCTTGCCGAGCAGAAGCTCGATGAGAAGCAGGCTAAAGAAGCGTTGAAGCAACGCTTTGATAAATCGGATAAAGAGCAATGGGGATGGAACATTGTCGAGTTCTACCTGGGCAACATTAGCGAAGCAACGCTGATGGAACGCCTGAAGGCGGACGCAACGGATAACACCTCGCTCGCTGAGCATCTCAGTGAAACCAACTTCTATTTAGGTAAGTACTACCTAAGTCTGGGGGATTTGGACAACGCTACGGCATTGTTCAAACTGGCGGTGGCTAACAACGTTCATAACTTTGTTGAGCACCGATACGCATTGTTGGAATTATCGCTCCTGGGCCAGGACCAAGATGACCTGGCAGAATCGGACCAGCAATAG
- a CDS encoding U32 family peptidase produces the protein MKYSLGPVLWYWPKETLEDFYQQAAASQADVIYLGEAVCSKRRATKVGDWIDMAKSLAGSGKQVVLSTLALVQASSELGELKRYVENGDFLLEASDLGVVNMCAERKLPFVAGHALNCYNAVTLRLLLKQGMVRWCMPVELSRDWLVNLLNQCDELGIRNQFEVEVLSYGHLPLAYSARCFTARSEDRPKDECETCCIKYPNGRDVLSQENQQVFVLNGIQTMSGYVYNLGNELTSMQGLVDIVRLSPSGTETFAMLNAFRANENGTAPLPLAAHSDCNGYWKRLAGLELQS, from the coding sequence ATGAAATATTCCTTAGGGCCAGTGCTGTGGTACTGGCCAAAAGAAACGCTGGAAGATTTTTATCAGCAGGCCGCCGCAAGCCAGGCCGACGTTATCTATCTTGGCGAAGCGGTATGCAGTAAACGCCGCGCCACCAAAGTGGGCGACTGGATCGATATGGCGAAATCGCTTGCTGGCAGCGGTAAACAGGTGGTGCTTTCGACGCTGGCGCTGGTGCAGGCCTCCTCTGAACTGGGAGAGCTGAAGCGCTATGTCGAAAACGGCGACTTCCTGCTGGAAGCCAGCGATCTCGGCGTGGTAAACATGTGTGCCGAACGTAAGCTACCGTTTGTCGCCGGACATGCGCTTAATTGCTACAACGCGGTTACCCTGCGTTTGCTGCTCAAACAGGGTATGGTGCGCTGGTGTATGCCGGTAGAGCTGTCCCGCGACTGGCTGGTAAACCTGCTCAACCAGTGTGATGAGTTGGGTATTCGCAATCAGTTTGAAGTAGAGGTGCTGAGCTACGGACATCTGCCGCTGGCCTACTCTGCCCGCTGCTTTACCGCACGTTCTGAAGACCGTCCAAAGGACGAGTGCGAAACCTGCTGCATCAAATACCCGAACGGGCGCGATGTGTTGTCGCAGGAGAATCAGCAGGTCTTTGTCCTCAACGGGATCCAGACCATGAGCGGCTATGTTTACAACCTCGGCAACGAGCTGACATCGATGCAGGGGCTGGTTGATATTGTGCGTCTGTCCCCTTCAGGCACTGAAACTTTCGCCATGCTTAATGCCTTCCGCGCCAATGAAAATGGTACAGCCCCATTACCGCTTGCCGCCCACAGCGACTGCAACGGCTACTGGAAGCGGCTGGCAGGGCTGGAACTGCAGTCCTGA
- a CDS encoding luciferase-like monooxygenase, whose product MTDKTIPFSVLDLAPIPEGSSAKEAFTHSLDLARLAEKRGYHRYWLAEHHNMTGIASAATSVLIGYLAANTTTLHLGSGGVMLPNHSPLVIAEQFGTLNTLYPGRIDLGLGRAPGSDQPTMRALRRHMSGDIDNFPRDVAELVDWFDARDPNPHVRPVPGYGEQIPVWLLGSSLYSAQLAAQLGLPFAFASHFAPDMLHQALHLYRTQFKPSARLAKPYAMVCINIIAADSNRDAEFLFTSMQQAFVKLRRGETGQLPPPVENMHQLWSASEQYGVQQALSMSLVGDKAKVRHGLESILRETQADEIMVNGQIFENQARLHSFDLAMDVKQELLG is encoded by the coding sequence ATGACTGACAAAACTATTCCATTCTCGGTGCTGGATCTGGCGCCGATCCCTGAAGGATCTTCGGCTAAAGAAGCCTTCACACACTCGCTTGACCTCGCTCGATTGGCTGAAAAACGCGGTTACCATCGATACTGGCTGGCAGAGCATCACAACATGACCGGCATCGCCAGCGCCGCAACCTCAGTGTTGATTGGCTATCTGGCAGCCAATACCACTACGCTGCATCTCGGGTCTGGCGGCGTTATGCTACCCAACCATTCGCCGCTGGTGATCGCCGAGCAGTTCGGTACCCTGAACACGTTGTATCCAGGACGAATCGATCTCGGCCTTGGCCGCGCGCCGGGTAGCGATCAGCCGACGATGCGCGCACTGCGCCGCCATATGAGCGGTGATATCGATAACTTCCCGCGCGACGTAGCTGAGCTGGTGGACTGGTTTGACGCCCGCGATCCGAATCCCCATGTACGCCCGGTTCCCGGCTACGGCGAGCAGATCCCGGTCTGGTTATTAGGCTCCAGCCTGTACAGCGCACAGCTGGCGGCTCAGCTTGGTCTGCCGTTTGCCTTTGCCTCGCACTTTGCTCCGGATATGCTGCATCAGGCGCTGCACCTGTATCGCACCCAGTTCAAGCCTTCAGCACGGTTGGCAAAACCGTATGCGATGGTGTGCATCAACATTATTGCCGCCGACAGTAATCGCGATGCCGAATTTCTTTTCACCTCGATGCAGCAGGCGTTTGTGAAACTGCGTCGTGGCGAAACCGGCCAGCTACCGCCGCCGGTAGAGAATATGCATCAGCTGTGGTCCGCTTCCGAACAGTACGGCGTACAACAAGCGCTGAGCATGTCGCTGGTTGGGGATAAGGCAAAAGTGCGTCACGGGCTGGAGTCGATTCTTCGTGAAACCCAGGCCGATGAAATTATGGTTAACGGCCAGATTTTTGAAAATCAGGCGCGTCTACATTCGTTTGATTTGGCGATGGATGTGAAGCAGGAATTGTTGGGGTAG
- a CDS encoding YhbP family protein produces the protein METLTAVTRWLAKQHVVTWCVHQEGELWCANAFYLFDAQKMTFYVLTDEKTRHAQMSGPRAPIAGTVNGQPKTVALIRGVQFKGEIRRLEGQESDVARKAYNRRFPVARMLPAPVWEIRLDEVKFTDNTLGFGKKMHWLRDL, from the coding sequence ATGGAAACACTGACTGCGGTGACCCGCTGGCTGGCAAAGCAGCACGTCGTGACCTGGTGCGTACATCAGGAAGGTGAATTGTGGTGCGCCAATGCGTTTTACCTGTTTGATGCGCAGAAGATGACATTCTACGTGCTGACCGATGAGAAAACCCGTCATGCGCAGATGTCCGGACCGCGAGCGCCGATTGCCGGCACGGTAAATGGTCAGCCTAAAACGGTTGCCCTGATTCGTGGCGTACAGTTTAAAGGGGAAATCCGGCGTCTTGAAGGGCAGGAGAGCGACGTCGCGCGTAAAGCCTACAACCGCCGCTTCCCCGTCGCCAGAATGCTGCCTGCGCCCGTGTGGGAGATTCGATTGGATGAAGTCAAATTCACGGACAACACGCTGGGCTTTGGTAAAAAGATGCATTGGTTACGTGATCTATAG